A part of Neovison vison isolate M4711 chromosome 6, ASM_NN_V1, whole genome shotgun sequence genomic DNA contains:
- the LOC122910640 gene encoding MICOS complex subunit MIC26-like: MFKVIQRAVGPASLSLLTFKVYASPKKDSPHKASVKVNELSLYSVPEGQSKYVEEPRTPLEESISHLRHYCEPYTSWCQETYSQTKPKMQSLVQWGLGSYDYLQNAPPGFFPRLGVIGFAGIVGLLLARGSKIKKLVYPPGFMGLAASLYYPQQAIIFVQVSGEKLYDWGLRGYIVIEDLWKENFQKPGNVKNSPGNK; this comes from the coding sequence ATGTTCAAGGTAATTCAGAGGGCTGTGGGGCCGGCCAGCCTGAGTCTGCTCACCTTCAAAGTCTATGCGTCACCTAAAAAGGACTCACCTCACAAAGCTTCTGTGAAGGTTAATGAGCTTTCACTCTACTCCGTTCCCGAGGGTCAGTCTAAATATGTGGAAGAGCCAAGGACCCCACTTGAGGAAAGCATTTCACATCTCCGACATTATTGCGAGCCGTATACAAGTTGGTGTCAGGAAACGTACTCCCAAACTAAGCCCAAGATGCAGAGCTTGGTTCAATGGGGGTTAGGCAGCTATGACTATCTCCAAaatgcacctcctggattttttcCAAGACTTGGTGTTATCGGTTTTGCTGGCATTGTTGGACTTCTTTTGGCTAGAGGctcaaaaataaagaagctggTATATCCGCCTGGATTCATGGGACTTGCTGCCTCTCTTTATTACCCACAACAAGCCATCATATTTGTCCAGGTCAGTGGGGAGAAATTATATGACTGGGGTTTACGAGGATACATAGTCATAGAAGATTTGTGGAAGGAGAACTTTCAAAAGCCAGGAAATGTGAAGAATTCACCTGGAAATAAATAG